From one Mya arenaria isolate MELC-2E11 chromosome 4, ASM2691426v1 genomic stretch:
- the LOC128229906 gene encoding uncharacterized protein LOC128229906, with protein MCLAHPLPPFCASHTPSHRFVPRTPPPTVLCLAHPLPTFCASHTPSHRFVPRTPPPNVLFLAHLLPPFCASHTPPNVLCLAHPLPPFGASHTPSHRFVPRTPPPTVLCLAHPLPPFCVSHTPPTVLCLAHPLPPFCT; from the coding sequence atgtGCCTCGCACACCCCCTCCCACCGTTTTGTGCCTCGCACACCCCCTCCCACCGTTTTGTGCCTCGCACACCCCCTCCCACCGTTTTGTGCCTCGCACACCCCCTCCCAACGTTTTGTGCCTCGCACACCCCCTCCCACCGTTTTGTGCCTCGCACACCCCCTCCCAACGTTTTGTTTCTCGCACACCTCCTCCCACCGTTTTGTGCCTCGCACACCCCTCCCAACGTTTTGTGCCTCGCACATCCCCTCCCACCGTTTGGTGCCTCGCACACCCCCTCCCACCGTTTTGTGCCTCGCACACCCCCTCCCACCGTTTTGTGCCTCGCACACCCCCTCCCACCGTTTTGTGTCTCGCACACCCCTCCCACCGTTTTGTGCCTCGCACACCCCCTCCCACCGTTTTGTACCTAG
- the LOC128233028 gene encoding rhodopsin, GQ-coupled-like — MSQEELMHAQTEFPSPEIEMYISDNNSNYEKINSTIYKNWNNSIDPVVTDYYFNTGVVTKAVPETARGVTLVIYIAIGLAFNTFMVVAIVPNRRLRTMRNILLVHLGCTGLIFTICINVVTSAVSFTGKWIGGLIICQIYGFILMALTFVTSWTITALSWDKYQTIACPLNHPFTAKALKLAALFGAVWLLACVLSLPPLLGDSRFVFHPEKGICFVCTSTLTGKIFIFLFILAAIYVPLGIMVFCYLHIYKIAKTQSSRIAATMIQMTCVIQATGVPSSQTTSLSVKGTKAMCTIFQLIGSFVLVYVPMSVILLIEVFSPKDFHVNEVLSSTIIMLFLSAPVIHSSVYGLRNKTLRMSFRRYMRRKMRYYCYKDKRKNSVKSFRSFRSTSFKAGNNKRSIQNRAVEGALRRTQSFPVRGSMMRNGPIKTRIKQNGVHLTVPDERDSLTRPHSYNVLNPEPERVKFSITPEEDEPFPIDIPHIDDDSGDMC, encoded by the coding sequence ATGTCGCAGGAGGAACTAATGCATGCTCAAACAGAATTTCCTTCGCCtgagatagaaatgtacatatctgacaacaacagcaactaTGAAAAAATCAACAGCACTATCTACAAGAATTGGAATAATTCAATTGATCCTGTGGTTACGGATTATTATTTCAACACTGGCGTTGTTACAAAAGCCGTGCCGGAAACGGCTAGAGGAGTGACGTTGGTGATATATATTGCAATAGGATTAGCTTTTAACACATTCATGGTGGTGGCAATAGTGCCAAATAGACGTTTACGTACAATGCGGAATATACTTTTAGTGCATTTAGGATGTACAGGGTTGATTTTCACAATATGTATTAATGTCGTAACTTCTGCTGTGAGTTTTACCGGAAAGTGGATAGGAGGTTTAATAATATGTCAAATATACGGATTTATCTTGATGGCGCTGACATTTGTGACATCATGGACTATTACAGCATTAAGCTGGGATAAGTATCAGACAATAGCATGCCCACTGAATCATCCCTTTACAGCCAAAGCACTGAAACTTGCCGCGTTATTCGGTGCAGTTTGGTTGTTAGCGTGTGTTTTATCATTACCGCCACTCTTAGGGGACAGCCGGTTCGTCTTTCATCCAGAAAAGGGGATTTGTTTCGTTTGCACGAGTACTTTAACGGGAAAGATATTCATCTTCCTATTTATACTAGCAGCTATTTACGTACCACTGGGGATAATGGTGTTTTGTTacttgcatatttataaaattgctAAAACTCAGTCTAGTAGAATAGCAGCTACCATGATTcaaatgacttgtgtcattcaAGCTACTGGTGTTCCGAGTAGCCAGACCACTAGTCTCTCAGTGAAAGGAACAAAAGCCATGTGTACCATTTTTCAGTTGATTGGTTCGTTTGTTCTTGTTTATGTTCCCATGTCTGTGATATTGTTAATTGAAGTGTTCTCCCCAAAGGATTTCCATGTCAATGAAGTTCTTTCATCCACCATAATCATGCTATTTCTCTCAGCGCCAGTTATACATTCATCTGTTTACGGGTTACGTAATAAAACTCTTCGAATGTCATTTCGACGTTACATGAGACGTAAAATGCGGTATTACTGTTACAAAGACAAACGTAAAAACAGTGTTAAATCTTTCCGCTCATTTCGATCAACGTCATTTAAGGCAGGAAACAATAAACGAAGTATTCAAAACAGAGCTGTAGAAGGAGCGTTACGAAGGACTCAATCATTTCCGGTTCGTGGTAGTATGATGCGTAACGGTCCAATCAAAACGCGCATAAAGCAAAACGGTGTGCATTTGACTGTGCCAGATGAACGTGACTCGTTGACTCGGCCCCACTCGTATAATGTACTCAATCCTGAGCCGGAGCGAGTAAAGTTTAGTATCACTCCTGAAGAGGATGAGCCCTTTCCAATAGATATCCCTCATATAGATGACGATTCTGGTGACATGTGTTGA